Proteins from a single region of Shinella zoogloeoides:
- a CDS encoding aminotransferase class I/II-fold pyridoxal phosphate-dependent enzyme: protein MTTLPDFRLETHFSRWEFKARHHMTASDAETMTMSALLALAGPEDREAWDRLSLGYTETWGAPALRETIASTYDTLSAADILTFAGAGEGIYCAMLALLAPGDHAIVTVPNYQSMETLPLAIAGNVTGVALRPENRWQLDLDEVRAALRPETKLIAVNFPNNPTGAIADKAIFHGLVDLCAERGIHLFSDEVYRGLEVHEEKRLPQAADLFDKGVSVNVTSKAYGLPGLRIGWIASRDRALLARMEKMKHYLSIANAGPSEVLANIALKARETIFARNRALCAENMAKLDVFFAQYPYLYEWTEPDGGCVAFARYLGKDGVEEHCRRLVEEKGVLLLPSSLFVSDLLPVPMDRFRVGVGRRNIDAGLEAWRAFLA from the coding sequence GTGACGACCCTGCCGGATTTCCGCCTCGAAACCCATTTCTCCCGTTGGGAATTCAAGGCGCGCCACCACATGACGGCGAGCGATGCCGAAACCATGACCATGTCGGCGCTGCTGGCGCTTGCCGGTCCCGAGGACCGCGAGGCATGGGACCGCCTGTCGCTCGGCTATACCGAGACCTGGGGCGCACCGGCGCTGCGCGAAACCATCGCCTCGACCTACGACACGCTGTCGGCTGCGGATATCCTCACCTTCGCCGGGGCGGGAGAGGGGATCTACTGCGCGATGCTGGCGCTGCTTGCGCCCGGCGACCATGCCATCGTCACCGTGCCGAACTACCAGTCGATGGAGACATTGCCGCTTGCCATCGCCGGTAATGTCACGGGCGTGGCGCTGCGCCCGGAAAACCGCTGGCAGCTCGATCTCGACGAGGTGCGCGCCGCCCTGCGGCCGGAAACGAAGCTGATCGCCGTCAATTTCCCCAACAACCCCACCGGCGCCATTGCCGACAAGGCGATCTTCCATGGCCTTGTCGATCTTTGCGCCGAGCGCGGCATCCATCTCTTTTCCGACGAGGTCTATCGCGGGCTGGAAGTCCATGAAGAAAAGCGTCTGCCGCAGGCCGCCGACCTCTTCGACAAGGGCGTTTCGGTTAATGTCACCTCCAAGGCCTATGGCCTGCCGGGCCTGCGCATCGGCTGGATCGCCAGCCGCGACCGCGCCCTGCTGGCGCGCATGGAGAAGATGAAACACTACCTGTCCATCGCCAATGCGGGGCCTTCGGAGGTGCTGGCGAATATTGCGCTCAAGGCGCGCGAGACGATTTTCGCCCGCAACCGCGCGCTCTGCGCGGAGAACATGGCAAAGCTCGACGTGTTCTTCGCGCAATACCCGTATCTCTACGAATGGACCGAGCCGGATGGCGGCTGCGTCGCCTTCGCGCGCTATCTCGGCAAGGACGGAGTGGAGGAGCATTGCCGCCGGCTGGTGGAGGAGAAGGGCGTGCTGCTGCTGCCCTCCAGTCTCTTCGTCTCGGACCTTCTGCCGGTGCCGATGGACCGTTTCCGCGTCGGCGTCGGCCGCCGCAATATCGATGCGGGGCTTGAGGCCTGGCGGGCGTTTCTGGCCTGA
- a CDS encoding ABC transporter substrate-binding protein, whose translation MKTLLASTLLAAGLFALAGSARAAECGKVSIAEMNWDSASIAAHIDRLILEKGYGCTVTLVPGDTMSTFTSMNETGKPDVAPELWVNAVRRQLNAAIAKGRLFQLAPLLADGGVEGWWIPKFLADEHPEIKTVADALKQPELFPAQDNPEKSAVYNCPAGWSCQVSTANLFRALKADELNFELVDTGSAAGLDASIAKAFETKTGWLGYYWAPTALLGKYEMTKLSFGIEHDKAEWDACTAVPDCPNPKVNSFPTSDVFTIVTEAFAKKAAVAMDYMTVRSWDNATVSKVLAWKAENSATSEDAAKHFLATYPDFWSGWVSPEIAEKVKAAL comes from the coding sequence ATGAAGACGCTGCTTGCCTCCACGCTCCTTGCCGCCGGGCTTTTCGCCCTCGCCGGTTCCGCGCGGGCAGCGGAGTGCGGCAAGGTCAGTATCGCCGAGATGAACTGGGATTCGGCGAGCATTGCCGCCCATATCGACAGGCTGATCCTCGAAAAGGGCTATGGCTGCACCGTCACGCTCGTGCCGGGCGATACGATGTCGACCTTCACCAGCATGAACGAGACCGGAAAGCCGGACGTCGCGCCCGAATTGTGGGTCAACGCCGTGCGCAGGCAGCTCAACGCCGCCATCGCCAAAGGCCGCCTGTTCCAGCTCGCCCCGCTTCTTGCCGACGGCGGCGTCGAAGGCTGGTGGATTCCGAAATTCCTTGCCGACGAGCATCCCGAGATCAAGACGGTCGCCGACGCCCTGAAGCAGCCGGAGCTTTTCCCCGCGCAGGACAATCCCGAAAAGAGCGCGGTCTACAATTGCCCGGCCGGCTGGAGCTGCCAGGTTTCCACCGCCAACCTCTTCCGGGCGCTGAAGGCGGACGAATTGAATTTCGAGCTGGTCGACACCGGCTCGGCCGCCGGCCTCGACGCCTCGATCGCCAAGGCCTTCGAGACGAAGACCGGCTGGCTCGGCTATTACTGGGCGCCGACCGCGCTGCTCGGCAAATACGAGATGACCAAGCTCTCCTTCGGCATCGAGCACGACAAGGCCGAATGGGACGCCTGCACGGCGGTGCCGGATTGCCCGAACCCCAAGGTCAATTCCTTCCCGACCTCCGATGTCTTCACCATCGTGACCGAGGCCTTCGCCAAGAAGGCCGCCGTCGCCATGGATTATATGACCGTCCGTAGCTGGGACAACGCCACCGTCAGCAAGGTTCTCGCCTGGAAGGCGGAGAACAGCGCGACGAGCGAGGATGCCGCGAAACATTTCCTGGCGACCTATCCCGACTTCTGGAGCGGCTGGGTCAGCCCTGAGATCGCCGAGAAGGTCAAGGCGGCGCTCTGA
- the bmt gene encoding betaine--homocysteine S-methyltransferase, whose amino-acid sequence MTATNPLAQLLAEKPFLLADGATGTSLFAMGLEAGEAPELWNEAKPENITKLHQDFVDAGADIILTNTFGGTRHRLKLHHAQDRVFELNRKAAEIARAVADKAPRKVIVAGSVGPTGELLIPLGALTYDDAVAAFAEQIEGLKAGGADVAWIETMSSPEEIRAAAEAATKTGMPFVYTGSFDTAGKTMMGLHPKDIHGVAGDIGSGPLAVGANCGVGASDILSSLLDMTGANPSATVVVKGNCGIPEYRGAEIYYSGTPPLMAEYARLARDAGARIIGGCCGTSCEHLAAMRVALDAHEPRERPSLETIIEKIGPLRNKTADESAAAPARERGGRRRS is encoded by the coding sequence ATGACCGCGACGAACCCGCTTGCCCAGCTTCTTGCCGAAAAGCCCTTCCTGCTTGCCGATGGCGCCACCGGCACATCGCTCTTCGCCATGGGCCTGGAAGCCGGTGAAGCGCCGGAACTGTGGAACGAGGCGAAGCCGGAAAACATCACGAAGCTGCACCAGGACTTCGTCGATGCGGGCGCGGACATCATCCTCACCAACACCTTCGGCGGCACGCGCCATCGCCTGAAGCTGCACCATGCGCAGGACCGCGTGTTCGAGCTCAACAGGAAGGCTGCCGAGATCGCCCGCGCGGTCGCCGACAAGGCGCCGCGCAAGGTCATCGTCGCCGGCTCCGTCGGCCCGACGGGCGAGCTGCTGATCCCGCTCGGCGCGCTGACCTATGACGACGCCGTCGCCGCCTTCGCCGAACAGATCGAGGGCCTGAAGGCCGGCGGCGCGGATGTCGCCTGGATCGAGACCATGTCCTCGCCGGAAGAAATCCGCGCGGCGGCGGAAGCGGCCACCAAGACCGGCATGCCCTTCGTCTATACCGGCTCGTTCGATACGGCCGGCAAGACGATGATGGGCCTGCATCCGAAGGACATCCACGGCGTTGCCGGCGACATCGGCTCCGGCCCGCTCGCGGTCGGCGCCAATTGCGGCGTCGGCGCGTCGGATATCCTGTCCTCGCTGCTCGACATGACGGGCGCCAACCCGTCCGCGACCGTGGTCGTCAAGGGCAATTGCGGCATCCCGGAATATCGCGGCGCGGAAATCTACTATTCCGGCACGCCGCCGCTGATGGCCGAATATGCACGCCTTGCCCGCGATGCCGGCGCGCGCATCATCGGCGGCTGCTGCGGCACGTCCTGCGAGCACCTTGCCGCCATGCGCGTGGCGCTCGACGCCCACGAGCCGCGCGAGCGCCCCTCGCTCGAAACGATCATCGAGAAGATCGGCCCGCTGCGTAACAAGACCGCCGACGAAAGCGCGGCAGCGCCCGCCCGCGAACGCGGCGGCCGCCGCCGGAGCTGA
- a CDS encoding quaternary amine ABC transporter ATP-binding protein, with protein sequence MVSHAIEVRNLYKIFGPRGGDYVDAVKNGMGKAELNQKYGHVLGLRDINISMPAGGIMVVMGLSGSGKSTLIRHINRLIDPTAGEVLYDGVDVCRMNENDLREFRRHKTAMVFQKFALLPHRTVLENTVYGLEIQGVAPAEREKRAKQWIARVGLAGFENHYPNQLSGGMQQRVGLARALTNDADILLMDEAYSALDPLIRVDMQTVLLDLQKELKKTVVFITHDLDEALRLGDKIAILRDGMVVQQGTGQEIVLNPADEYITAFVKEVNRGRVVNVETIMAPLSGNPEGMPVRSGTVLEEAARAMTSANQTLAHVVDEAGRPLGALSLSAIIAAMVTSASHETKAA encoded by the coding sequence ATGGTTAGTCATGCAATCGAGGTCCGCAATCTCTACAAGATCTTCGGACCCCGTGGCGGCGATTACGTCGATGCCGTCAAGAACGGCATGGGCAAGGCGGAGCTGAACCAGAAATACGGCCATGTGCTCGGCCTGCGCGACATCAACATCTCCATGCCGGCCGGCGGCATCATGGTGGTCATGGGTCTCTCCGGCTCGGGTAAATCCACCCTCATCCGCCACATCAACCGCCTGATCGACCCGACCGCCGGCGAAGTGCTCTATGACGGCGTCGACGTCTGTCGCATGAACGAGAACGACCTTCGCGAATTCCGCCGGCACAAGACCGCCATGGTGTTCCAGAAATTCGCGCTGCTGCCGCACCGCACGGTCCTCGAAAACACCGTCTACGGCCTCGAAATTCAGGGCGTCGCCCCCGCCGAGCGCGAAAAGCGCGCCAAGCAGTGGATCGCCCGCGTCGGCCTTGCCGGTTTCGAGAACCATTATCCCAACCAGCTTTCGGGCGGCATGCAGCAGCGCGTCGGCCTTGCCCGGGCGCTGACCAACGATGCCGACATCCTCCTGATGGACGAGGCCTATTCGGCGCTCGACCCGCTGATCCGCGTCGACATGCAGACCGTGCTGCTCGACCTGCAGAAGGAACTGAAGAAGACCGTCGTCTTCATCACCCACGACCTCGACGAGGCGCTGCGCCTCGGCGACAAGATCGCCATCCTGCGCGACGGCATGGTGGTGCAGCAGGGCACCGGCCAGGAGATCGTGCTGAACCCGGCGGACGAATATATCACGGCCTTCGTCAAGGAAGTGAACCGTGGCCGCGTCGTCAATGTCGAAACGATCATGGCGCCCCTTTCCGGCAATCCCGAGGGCATGCCGGTCAGGAGCGGCACAGTGCTTGAAGAGGCCGCCCGCGCCATGACCTCCGCCAACCAGACTTTGGCCCATGTGGTCGACGAGGCCGGCCGGCCGCTCGGCGCGCTCAGCCTCAGCGCCATCATCGCCGCCATGGTGACCTCGGCGAGCCACGAAACGAAAGCGGCCTGA
- a CDS encoding helix-turn-helix transcriptional regulator: protein MSESSNADTLLRQHAATAAAMSILLHPHAEVVLHDLETGRIAGIWNAFSGRKPGMESLVGDALEGIGEAGVYGPYEKTGEDGRHLKSVTAVLQDDFGQAAGLLCINMDVSHFEAAAKLLSAFTGAAAPRPASLFAGDWREEINTALHDWLRTRGLALTALKKGDRVELVAALDRRGLFQTRNAVDHLAGLMGSSRASIYNYLADARRPNQKDSIS, encoded by the coding sequence ATGTCTGAATCATCCAATGCCGATACGCTGCTTCGCCAGCACGCCGCCACGGCCGCGGCCATGTCGATCCTGCTCCATCCCCATGCCGAGGTCGTGCTGCACGATCTCGAAACGGGGCGGATCGCCGGAATCTGGAACGCCTTTTCCGGCCGCAAGCCGGGCATGGAATCGCTCGTCGGCGATGCCCTGGAGGGGATCGGCGAAGCCGGGGTCTACGGCCCCTATGAAAAGACCGGCGAGGACGGGCGGCATTTGAAATCGGTGACGGCCGTCTTGCAGGACGACTTCGGGCAGGCCGCCGGGCTTCTCTGCATCAACATGGATGTTTCGCATTTCGAGGCGGCGGCGAAGCTGCTTTCGGCCTTTACCGGCGCTGCTGCGCCGCGCCCGGCCTCGCTCTTTGCCGGCGACTGGCGCGAAGAAATCAACACGGCGCTGCACGACTGGCTGCGCACGCGCGGGCTGGCCCTGACGGCGCTGAAGAAGGGCGACCGGGTGGAACTCGTCGCCGCGCTCGACCGGCGCGGCCTGTTCCAGACCCGCAACGCCGTCGATCATCTCGCCGGTCTCATGGGGTCTTCGCGCGCCTCCATCTACAATTACCTCGCCGATGCCCGGCGCCCGAACCAGAAGGACAGTATCTCGTGA